A genomic window from Stigmatopora argus isolate UIUO_Sarg chromosome 13, RoL_Sarg_1.0, whole genome shotgun sequence includes:
- the fmnl2a gene encoding formin-like protein 2 isoform X1, with translation MGNAGSMDQHTDLRGHNMPLKLPMPDPGELEERFAIVLNSMNLPPDKARLLRQYDNEKKWELICDQERFQVKNPPHTYIQKLRSYLDPAVTRKKFRRRVQESTQVLRELEISLRTNHIGWVREFLNEENKGLDVLVEYLSFAQYAVTFDGDCVENSPESLLDKSKPWSRSIEDLHAGSTLSSPLSGNGITRAGRHSTLRLLICLPVFDSRPPSSLNCPKCSQIRRCNTFPSRRTLKNSRLVSKKDDVHVCIMCLRAIMNYQYGFNMVMSHLNAVNEIALSLNNKNPRTKALVLELLAAVCLVRGGHEIILAAFDNFKEVCMEEQRFERLMEYFKNEDNNIDFMVACMQFINIVVHSVEDMNFRVHLQYDFTKLSLDEFLDKVKHTESDKLQVQIQAYLDNVFDVGALLEDAETKNAALERVEELEENMSHLTEKLLDAENEAMAKIVELEKQLMQTNKDLEGMKEAYKDSSGKLHSLRQILKEKDEAIQRQSHLEKKIHELEKQGTIRIHKKGNGDICILPPTPPAAVETSPGTTVGGNGVSGNGGVYNPAHAGGAVGVPAVPPPPPLPENGSLPNGPPVSTPAPPPPAPPPPPPPPPPLPAFASGMSVHLPPPPPPAAPPLPGCGTPTVIMNSGLAEGPIKLFSVKIKKPIKTKFRMPVFNWVALKPNQINGTVFNEIDDERILEDLNVDEFEEMFKTKAQGQAVERTLSKQVIQKGPNRVTLLDSNRAKNLAITLRKVGKTAEEICKAIQLFDLRTLPVDFVECLMRFQPTENEVKTLRQFEKERKPLESLTDEDRFMMQFSKIERLMQKMTIMAFVGNFTESIQMLTPQLHSVIAASVSIKSSQKLKKILEIILALGNYMNSSKRGAVYGFKLQSLDLLLDTKSTDRKITLLHYIANVVKEKYTQVALFYNELHYVEKAASVSLDNVLLDVKELQRGMELTKREYSMHGHNTMLKDFITHNESKLKKLQDDAKIAQDAFDEAVKFYGESSKTTPPSVFFPVFVRFVKAYRQAEEDNEHRKRQQQLLMEKLLEQEALREEEQKSPSHKNKRQQQELIQELRKKQVKDSRHVYEGKDGAIEDIITVLKTVPFTARTAKRGSRFFCEPALNEEYHY, from the exons AACTCAATGAATCTCCCTCCAGACAAAGCTCGCCTGTTGCGGCAGTACGACAATGAGAAGAAGTGGGAGCTCATCTGCGATCAG GAACGGTTCCAAGTGAAAAACCCCCCTCACACATACATCCAGAAGCTGAGGAGTTATCTTGACCCGGCAGTCACAAGAAAG AAATTCCGAAGAAGAGTTCAGGAGTCCACTCAGGTGTTGAGAGAACTGGAAATTTCATTACGGACCAATCACATAGG CTGGGTGAGGGAGTTCCTTAATGAAGAAAACAAAGGCCTGGACGTTCTGGTGGAATATCTGTCTTTTGCACAGTACGCTGTCAC GTTCGATGGTGACTGTGTGGAAAATAGTCCAGAGTCCCTGCTGGATAAATCCAAACCTTGGAGTCGCTCCATTGAAGACCTGCACGCAGGGAGCACGCTGTCCTCTCCCCTCAGCGGGAACGGTATCACTCGGGCGGGTCGCCATTCCACTTTACG TCTTCTCATCTGTCTGCCCGTCTTCGACAGCAG GCCACCAAGCTCACTCAACTGTCCAAAGTGTTCTCAAATAAGACG ATGTAACACGTTTCCCAGCCGAAGGACACTGAAGAATTCCAGGCTAGTCAGCAAGAAAGATGATGTCCACGTCTGCATCATGTGCCTGCGTGCCATCATGAACTATCAG TATGGCTTCAATATGGTCATGTCCCACCTAAATGCTGTGAATGAAATTGCACTAAGTCTCAACAATAAAAATCCAAG AACCAAAGCTCTAGTGTTGGAGCTCCTGGCGGCGGTTTGTCTGGTGAGAGGAGGCCACGAGATCATCCTAGCAGCGTTTGACAACTTCAAGGAG GTTTGTATGGAGGAGCAGCGCTTTGAAAGGCTGATGGAGTATTTCAAGAACGAAGACAACAACATTGATTTTATG GTGGCGTGCATGCAGTTCATTAACATCGTCGTGCACTCGGTGGAGGACATGAACTTCCGGGTTCACTTGCAGTACGACTTCACCAAGCTGTCTTTGGATGAATTCTTAGAC AAAGTCAAGCACACTGAAAGTGACAAGCTGCAGGTCCAGATCCAGGCCTACCTGGACAACGTGTTTGACGTCGGCGCTCTCCTGGAGGATGCGGAAACCAAAAACGCTGCTTTGGAGCGGGTGGAGGAGCTGGAAGAGAATATGTCACAT TTGACAGAGAAGCTGCTGGATGCAGAGAATGAAGCCATGGCAAAGATAGTGGAGCTAGAGAAGCAGCTCATGCAGACCAACAAGGACCTAGAAGGCATGAAG GAGGCCTACAAAGACAGCAGCGGGAAGCTCCACTCACTGCGGCAGATCTTGAAGGAGAAGGACGAGGCCATCCAGCGGCAAAGCCACCTGGAGAAGAAGATCCACGAGCTGGAGAAGCAGGGCACCATTAGGATCCACAAAAAGGGAAACGGGGACATCTGCATCCTTCCGCCGACACCACCCGCCGCCGTGGAAACGTCGCCGGGCACCACCGTGGGCGGAAATGGAGTCAGCGGAAACGGCGGCGTCTACAATCCCGCTCACGCGGGGGGCGCGGTCGGCGTTCCGGCGGTCCCGCCTCCTCCGCCGCTACCAGAAAACGGCTCAT TGCCAAACGGACCGCCAGTGAGCACTCCAGCCCCTCCACCGCCTGCCcctccgccgccaccgccacctccACCCCCGCTTCCAGCTTTTGCCTCAGGGATGTCAGTTCACCTGCCTCCCCCACCTCCTCCTGCCGCACCTCCGTTGCCCGGCTGCGGGACCCCCACTGTCATCATGAATTCAGGTTTAGCCG AGGGACCCATCAAACTGTTCT CCGTTAAGATCAAGAAACCCATCAAAACCAAGTTCCGCATGCCCGTCTTCAATTGGGTGGCCCTGAAACCCAACCAGATCAACGGAACCGTCTTCAATGAGATCGATGACGAGAGGATACTTGAG GACCTGAACGTGGATGAATTTGAGGAAATGTTCAAGACCAAAGCCCAGGGTCAAGCGGTGGAGCGAACTCTGAGCAAACAGGTCATCCAGAAAGGACCCAACAGGGTGACGCTGTTGGATTCCAACAGGGCCAAGAACTTGGCCATAACACTGAGAAAAGTGGGCAAGACAGCTGAGGAGATTTGCAAAGCCATCCAACT CTTCGACCTGCGCACCCTGCCGGTGGATTTCGTGGAGTGCCTCATGCGCTTCCAGCCCACCGAGAACGAGGTGAAGACCCTGCGGCAGTTCGAGAAGGAGCGCAAGCCGCTGGAGAGCCTGACGGACGAGGACCGCTTCATGATGCAGTTCAGCAAGATCGAGCGACTCATGCAGAAGATGACCATCATGGCCTTTGTCGGCAACTTCACGGAGAGCATACAAATGCTCACGCCG CAACTCCATTCGGTCATTGCGGCATCGGTTTCCATTAAGTCGTCCCAGAAGTTGAAAAAAATTCTAGAG ATTATTTTAGCACTCGGAAACTACATGAACAGCAGCAAAAGAGGAGCAGTATACGGATTCAAGCTGCAGAGTTTAGACTTG ctTCTGGACACCAAGTCGACTGACCGCAAGATAACACTATTACACTACATTGCTAATGTAGTGAAGGAGAAATACACACAAGTTGCTTTATTTTACAATGAGCTGCACTACGTAGAGAAAGCGGCATCGG TATCGTTAGACAACGTCCTGTTGGATGTGAAGGAGCTGCAACGAGGCATGGAACTGACCAAGAGGGAGTACAGCATGCACGGCCACAACACCATGCTCAAGGACTTCATCACACACAACGAGAGCAAGCTGAAGAAGCTGCAGGACGATGCCAAGATCGCGCAG GACGCCTTTGACGAGGCCGTGAAGTTCTACGGGGAGAGTTCAAAAACCACGCCGCCGTCGGTTTTCTTCCCCGTCTTCGTGCGATTTGTGAAGGCGTACAGG CAAGCCGAGGAGGACAACGAGCATAGAAAGCGTCAGCAGCAGCTTCTGATGGAAAAACTTTTAGAACAAGAGGCCCTGAGGGAGGAAGAACAAAAG TCTCCGTCTCATAAGAACAAAAGGCAACAGCAGGAGCTGATCCAGGAACTGCGGAAGAAGCAAGTAAAAGACAGTCGCCATGTATATGAGGGGAAAGATGGAGCCATTGAAGACATCATCACAG TGCTGAAGACGGTGCCCTTTACCGCCCGCACCGCCAAGCGCGGCTCTCGATTCTTCTGCGAGCCCGCCCTCAATGAGGAGTACCATTACTAA
- the fmnl2a gene encoding formin-like protein 2 isoform X2 gives MGNAGSMDQHTDLRGHNMPLKLPMPDPGELEERFAIVLNSMNLPPDKARLLRQYDNEKKWELICDQERFQVKNPPHTYIQKLRSYLDPAVTRKKFRRRVQESTQVLRELEISLRTNHIGWVREFLNEENKGLDVLVEYLSFAQYAVTFDGDCVENSPESLLDKSKPWSRSIEDLHAGSTLSSPLSGNGITRAGRHSTLRCNTFPSRRTLKNSRLVSKKDDVHVCIMCLRAIMNYQYGFNMVMSHLNAVNEIALSLNNKNPRTKALVLELLAAVCLVRGGHEIILAAFDNFKEVCMEEQRFERLMEYFKNEDNNIDFMVACMQFINIVVHSVEDMNFRVHLQYDFTKLSLDEFLDKVKHTESDKLQVQIQAYLDNVFDVGALLEDAETKNAALERVEELEENMSHLTEKLLDAENEAMAKIVELEKQLMQTNKDLEGMKEAYKDSSGKLHSLRQILKEKDEAIQRQSHLEKKIHELEKQGTIRIHKKGNGDICILPPTPPAAVETSPGTTVGGNGVSGNGGVYNPAHAGGAVGVPAVPPPPPLPENGSCKRALRISLHTPVEMWALFIPLPLTVPNGPPVSTPAPPPPAPPPPPPPPPPLPAFASGMSVHLPPPPPPAAPPLPGCGTPTVIMNSGLAAVKIKKPIKTKFRMPVFNWVALKPNQINGTVFNEIDDERILEDLNVDEFEEMFKTKAQGQAVERTLSKQVIQKGPNRVTLLDSNRAKNLAITLRKVGKTAEEICKAIQLFDLRTLPVDFVECLMRFQPTENEVKTLRQFEKERKPLESLTDEDRFMMQFSKIERLMQKMTIMAFVGNFTESIQMLTPQLHSVIAASVSIKSSQKLKKILEIILALGNYMNSSKRGAVYGFKLQSLDLLLDTKSTDRKITLLHYIANVVKEKYTQVALFYNELHYVEKAASVSLDNVLLDVKELQRGMELTKREYSMHGHNTMLKDFITHNESKLKKLQDDAKIAQDAFDEAVKFYGESSKTTPPSVFFPVFVRFVKAYRQAEEDNEHRKRQQQLLMEKLLEQEALREEEQKSPSHKNKRQQQELIQELRKKQVKDSRHVYEGKDGAIEDIITDLRNQPYRRADAVRRSVRRRFDDQNLRPLNNGEVVV, from the exons AACTCAATGAATCTCCCTCCAGACAAAGCTCGCCTGTTGCGGCAGTACGACAATGAGAAGAAGTGGGAGCTCATCTGCGATCAG GAACGGTTCCAAGTGAAAAACCCCCCTCACACATACATCCAGAAGCTGAGGAGTTATCTTGACCCGGCAGTCACAAGAAAG AAATTCCGAAGAAGAGTTCAGGAGTCCACTCAGGTGTTGAGAGAACTGGAAATTTCATTACGGACCAATCACATAGG CTGGGTGAGGGAGTTCCTTAATGAAGAAAACAAAGGCCTGGACGTTCTGGTGGAATATCTGTCTTTTGCACAGTACGCTGTCAC GTTCGATGGTGACTGTGTGGAAAATAGTCCAGAGTCCCTGCTGGATAAATCCAAACCTTGGAGTCGCTCCATTGAAGACCTGCACGCAGGGAGCACGCTGTCCTCTCCCCTCAGCGGGAACGGTATCACTCGGGCGGGTCGCCATTCCACTTTACG ATGTAACACGTTTCCCAGCCGAAGGACACTGAAGAATTCCAGGCTAGTCAGCAAGAAAGATGATGTCCACGTCTGCATCATGTGCCTGCGTGCCATCATGAACTATCAG TATGGCTTCAATATGGTCATGTCCCACCTAAATGCTGTGAATGAAATTGCACTAAGTCTCAACAATAAAAATCCAAG AACCAAAGCTCTAGTGTTGGAGCTCCTGGCGGCGGTTTGTCTGGTGAGAGGAGGCCACGAGATCATCCTAGCAGCGTTTGACAACTTCAAGGAG GTTTGTATGGAGGAGCAGCGCTTTGAAAGGCTGATGGAGTATTTCAAGAACGAAGACAACAACATTGATTTTATG GTGGCGTGCATGCAGTTCATTAACATCGTCGTGCACTCGGTGGAGGACATGAACTTCCGGGTTCACTTGCAGTACGACTTCACCAAGCTGTCTTTGGATGAATTCTTAGAC AAAGTCAAGCACACTGAAAGTGACAAGCTGCAGGTCCAGATCCAGGCCTACCTGGACAACGTGTTTGACGTCGGCGCTCTCCTGGAGGATGCGGAAACCAAAAACGCTGCTTTGGAGCGGGTGGAGGAGCTGGAAGAGAATATGTCACAT TTGACAGAGAAGCTGCTGGATGCAGAGAATGAAGCCATGGCAAAGATAGTGGAGCTAGAGAAGCAGCTCATGCAGACCAACAAGGACCTAGAAGGCATGAAG GAGGCCTACAAAGACAGCAGCGGGAAGCTCCACTCACTGCGGCAGATCTTGAAGGAGAAGGACGAGGCCATCCAGCGGCAAAGCCACCTGGAGAAGAAGATCCACGAGCTGGAGAAGCAGGGCACCATTAGGATCCACAAAAAGGGAAACGGGGACATCTGCATCCTTCCGCCGACACCACCCGCCGCCGTGGAAACGTCGCCGGGCACCACCGTGGGCGGAAATGGAGTCAGCGGAAACGGCGGCGTCTACAATCCCGCTCACGCGGGGGGCGCGGTCGGCGTTCCGGCGGTCCCGCCTCCTCCGCCGCTACCAGAAAACGGCTCATGTAAGCGTGCGTTACGAAtaagtctacacacccctgtTGAAATGTGGGCTTTATTCATTCCACTTCCCCTCACAGTGCCAAACGGACCGCCAGTGAGCACTCCAGCCCCTCCACCGCCTGCCcctccgccgccaccgccacctccACCCCCGCTTCCAGCTTTTGCCTCAGGGATGTCAGTTCACCTGCCTCCCCCACCTCCTCCTGCCGCACCTCCGTTGCCCGGCTGCGGGACCCCCACTGTCATCATGAATTCAGGTTTAGCCG CCGTTAAGATCAAGAAACCCATCAAAACCAAGTTCCGCATGCCCGTCTTCAATTGGGTGGCCCTGAAACCCAACCAGATCAACGGAACCGTCTTCAATGAGATCGATGACGAGAGGATACTTGAG GACCTGAACGTGGATGAATTTGAGGAAATGTTCAAGACCAAAGCCCAGGGTCAAGCGGTGGAGCGAACTCTGAGCAAACAGGTCATCCAGAAAGGACCCAACAGGGTGACGCTGTTGGATTCCAACAGGGCCAAGAACTTGGCCATAACACTGAGAAAAGTGGGCAAGACAGCTGAGGAGATTTGCAAAGCCATCCAACT CTTCGACCTGCGCACCCTGCCGGTGGATTTCGTGGAGTGCCTCATGCGCTTCCAGCCCACCGAGAACGAGGTGAAGACCCTGCGGCAGTTCGAGAAGGAGCGCAAGCCGCTGGAGAGCCTGACGGACGAGGACCGCTTCATGATGCAGTTCAGCAAGATCGAGCGACTCATGCAGAAGATGACCATCATGGCCTTTGTCGGCAACTTCACGGAGAGCATACAAATGCTCACGCCG CAACTCCATTCGGTCATTGCGGCATCGGTTTCCATTAAGTCGTCCCAGAAGTTGAAAAAAATTCTAGAG ATTATTTTAGCACTCGGAAACTACATGAACAGCAGCAAAAGAGGAGCAGTATACGGATTCAAGCTGCAGAGTTTAGACTTG ctTCTGGACACCAAGTCGACTGACCGCAAGATAACACTATTACACTACATTGCTAATGTAGTGAAGGAGAAATACACACAAGTTGCTTTATTTTACAATGAGCTGCACTACGTAGAGAAAGCGGCATCGG TATCGTTAGACAACGTCCTGTTGGATGTGAAGGAGCTGCAACGAGGCATGGAACTGACCAAGAGGGAGTACAGCATGCACGGCCACAACACCATGCTCAAGGACTTCATCACACACAACGAGAGCAAGCTGAAGAAGCTGCAGGACGATGCCAAGATCGCGCAG GACGCCTTTGACGAGGCCGTGAAGTTCTACGGGGAGAGTTCAAAAACCACGCCGCCGTCGGTTTTCTTCCCCGTCTTCGTGCGATTTGTGAAGGCGTACAGG CAAGCCGAGGAGGACAACGAGCATAGAAAGCGTCAGCAGCAGCTTCTGATGGAAAAACTTTTAGAACAAGAGGCCCTGAGGGAGGAAGAACAAAAG TCTCCGTCTCATAAGAACAAAAGGCAACAGCAGGAGCTGATCCAGGAACTGCGGAAGAAGCAAGTAAAAGACAGTCGCCATGTATATGAGGGGAAAGATGGAGCCATTGAAGACATCATCACAG ATCTTCGGAATCAGCCTTACAGGCGAGCCGACGCCGTGCGGCGCAGCGTCCGGAGACGCTTCGACGACCAGAATTTGCGACCGCTCAACAACGGCGAGGTGGTCGTCTGA
- the fmnl2a gene encoding formin-like protein 2 isoform X4: MGNAGSMDQHTDLRGHNMPLKLPMPDPGELEERFAIVLNSMNLPPDKARLLRQYDNEKKWELICDQERFQVKNPPHTYIQKLRSYLDPAVTRKKFRRRVQESTQVLRELEISLRTNHIGWVREFLNEENKGLDVLVEYLSFAQYAVTFDGDCVENSPESLLDKSKPWSRSIEDLHAGSTLSSPLSGNGITRAGRHSTLRCNTFPSRRTLKNSRLVSKKDDVHVCIMCLRAIMNYQYGFNMVMSHLNAVNEIALSLNNKNPRTKALVLELLAAVCLVRGGHEIILAAFDNFKEVCMEEQRFERLMEYFKNEDNNIDFMVACMQFINIVVHSVEDMNFRVHLQYDFTKLSLDEFLDKVKHTESDKLQVQIQAYLDNVFDVGALLEDAETKNAALERVEELEENMSHLTEKLLDAENEAMAKIVELEKQLMQTNKDLEGMKEAYKDSSGKLHSLRQILKEKDEAIQRQSHLEKKIHELEKQGTIRIHKKGNGDICILPPTPPAAVETSPGTTVGGNGVSGNGGVYNPAHAGGAVGVPAVPPPPPLPENGSLPNGPPVSTPAPPPPAPPPPPPPPPPLPAFASGMSVHLPPPPPPAAPPLPGCGTPTVIMNSGLAAVKIKKPIKTKFRMPVFNWVALKPNQINGTVFNEIDDERILEDLNVDEFEEMFKTKAQGQAVERTLSKQVIQKGPNRVTLLDSNRAKNLAITLRKVGKTAEEICKAIQLFDLRTLPVDFVECLMRFQPTENEVKTLRQFEKERKPLESLTDEDRFMMQFSKIERLMQKMTIMAFVGNFTESIQMLTPQLHSVIAASVSIKSSQKLKKILEIILALGNYMNSSKRGAVYGFKLQSLDLLLDTKSTDRKITLLHYIANVVKEKYTQVALFYNELHYVEKAASVSLDNVLLDVKELQRGMELTKREYSMHGHNTMLKDFITHNESKLKKLQDDAKIAQDAFDEAVKFYGESSKTTPPSVFFPVFVRFVKAYRQAEEDNEHRKRQQQLLMEKLLEQEALREEEQKSPSHKNKRQQQELIQELRKKQVKDSRHVYEGKDGAIEDIITVLKTVPFTARTAKRGSRFFCEPALNEEYHY, translated from the exons AACTCAATGAATCTCCCTCCAGACAAAGCTCGCCTGTTGCGGCAGTACGACAATGAGAAGAAGTGGGAGCTCATCTGCGATCAG GAACGGTTCCAAGTGAAAAACCCCCCTCACACATACATCCAGAAGCTGAGGAGTTATCTTGACCCGGCAGTCACAAGAAAG AAATTCCGAAGAAGAGTTCAGGAGTCCACTCAGGTGTTGAGAGAACTGGAAATTTCATTACGGACCAATCACATAGG CTGGGTGAGGGAGTTCCTTAATGAAGAAAACAAAGGCCTGGACGTTCTGGTGGAATATCTGTCTTTTGCACAGTACGCTGTCAC GTTCGATGGTGACTGTGTGGAAAATAGTCCAGAGTCCCTGCTGGATAAATCCAAACCTTGGAGTCGCTCCATTGAAGACCTGCACGCAGGGAGCACGCTGTCCTCTCCCCTCAGCGGGAACGGTATCACTCGGGCGGGTCGCCATTCCACTTTACG ATGTAACACGTTTCCCAGCCGAAGGACACTGAAGAATTCCAGGCTAGTCAGCAAGAAAGATGATGTCCACGTCTGCATCATGTGCCTGCGTGCCATCATGAACTATCAG TATGGCTTCAATATGGTCATGTCCCACCTAAATGCTGTGAATGAAATTGCACTAAGTCTCAACAATAAAAATCCAAG AACCAAAGCTCTAGTGTTGGAGCTCCTGGCGGCGGTTTGTCTGGTGAGAGGAGGCCACGAGATCATCCTAGCAGCGTTTGACAACTTCAAGGAG GTTTGTATGGAGGAGCAGCGCTTTGAAAGGCTGATGGAGTATTTCAAGAACGAAGACAACAACATTGATTTTATG GTGGCGTGCATGCAGTTCATTAACATCGTCGTGCACTCGGTGGAGGACATGAACTTCCGGGTTCACTTGCAGTACGACTTCACCAAGCTGTCTTTGGATGAATTCTTAGAC AAAGTCAAGCACACTGAAAGTGACAAGCTGCAGGTCCAGATCCAGGCCTACCTGGACAACGTGTTTGACGTCGGCGCTCTCCTGGAGGATGCGGAAACCAAAAACGCTGCTTTGGAGCGGGTGGAGGAGCTGGAAGAGAATATGTCACAT TTGACAGAGAAGCTGCTGGATGCAGAGAATGAAGCCATGGCAAAGATAGTGGAGCTAGAGAAGCAGCTCATGCAGACCAACAAGGACCTAGAAGGCATGAAG GAGGCCTACAAAGACAGCAGCGGGAAGCTCCACTCACTGCGGCAGATCTTGAAGGAGAAGGACGAGGCCATCCAGCGGCAAAGCCACCTGGAGAAGAAGATCCACGAGCTGGAGAAGCAGGGCACCATTAGGATCCACAAAAAGGGAAACGGGGACATCTGCATCCTTCCGCCGACACCACCCGCCGCCGTGGAAACGTCGCCGGGCACCACCGTGGGCGGAAATGGAGTCAGCGGAAACGGCGGCGTCTACAATCCCGCTCACGCGGGGGGCGCGGTCGGCGTTCCGGCGGTCCCGCCTCCTCCGCCGCTACCAGAAAACGGCTCAT TGCCAAACGGACCGCCAGTGAGCACTCCAGCCCCTCCACCGCCTGCCcctccgccgccaccgccacctccACCCCCGCTTCCAGCTTTTGCCTCAGGGATGTCAGTTCACCTGCCTCCCCCACCTCCTCCTGCCGCACCTCCGTTGCCCGGCTGCGGGACCCCCACTGTCATCATGAATTCAGGTTTAGCCG CCGTTAAGATCAAGAAACCCATCAAAACCAAGTTCCGCATGCCCGTCTTCAATTGGGTGGCCCTGAAACCCAACCAGATCAACGGAACCGTCTTCAATGAGATCGATGACGAGAGGATACTTGAG GACCTGAACGTGGATGAATTTGAGGAAATGTTCAAGACCAAAGCCCAGGGTCAAGCGGTGGAGCGAACTCTGAGCAAACAGGTCATCCAGAAAGGACCCAACAGGGTGACGCTGTTGGATTCCAACAGGGCCAAGAACTTGGCCATAACACTGAGAAAAGTGGGCAAGACAGCTGAGGAGATTTGCAAAGCCATCCAACT CTTCGACCTGCGCACCCTGCCGGTGGATTTCGTGGAGTGCCTCATGCGCTTCCAGCCCACCGAGAACGAGGTGAAGACCCTGCGGCAGTTCGAGAAGGAGCGCAAGCCGCTGGAGAGCCTGACGGACGAGGACCGCTTCATGATGCAGTTCAGCAAGATCGAGCGACTCATGCAGAAGATGACCATCATGGCCTTTGTCGGCAACTTCACGGAGAGCATACAAATGCTCACGCCG CAACTCCATTCGGTCATTGCGGCATCGGTTTCCATTAAGTCGTCCCAGAAGTTGAAAAAAATTCTAGAG ATTATTTTAGCACTCGGAAACTACATGAACAGCAGCAAAAGAGGAGCAGTATACGGATTCAAGCTGCAGAGTTTAGACTTG ctTCTGGACACCAAGTCGACTGACCGCAAGATAACACTATTACACTACATTGCTAATGTAGTGAAGGAGAAATACACACAAGTTGCTTTATTTTACAATGAGCTGCACTACGTAGAGAAAGCGGCATCGG TATCGTTAGACAACGTCCTGTTGGATGTGAAGGAGCTGCAACGAGGCATGGAACTGACCAAGAGGGAGTACAGCATGCACGGCCACAACACCATGCTCAAGGACTTCATCACACACAACGAGAGCAAGCTGAAGAAGCTGCAGGACGATGCCAAGATCGCGCAG GACGCCTTTGACGAGGCCGTGAAGTTCTACGGGGAGAGTTCAAAAACCACGCCGCCGTCGGTTTTCTTCCCCGTCTTCGTGCGATTTGTGAAGGCGTACAGG CAAGCCGAGGAGGACAACGAGCATAGAAAGCGTCAGCAGCAGCTTCTGATGGAAAAACTTTTAGAACAAGAGGCCCTGAGGGAGGAAGAACAAAAG TCTCCGTCTCATAAGAACAAAAGGCAACAGCAGGAGCTGATCCAGGAACTGCGGAAGAAGCAAGTAAAAGACAGTCGCCATGTATATGAGGGGAAAGATGGAGCCATTGAAGACATCATCACAG TGCTGAAGACGGTGCCCTTTACCGCCCGCACCGCCAAGCGCGGCTCTCGATTCTTCTGCGAGCCCGCCCTCAATGAGGAGTACCATTACTAA